A genomic window from Bos javanicus breed banteng chromosome 13, ARS-OSU_banteng_1.0, whole genome shotgun sequence includes:
- the JCAD gene encoding junctional cadherin 5-associated protein isoform X2 — protein MYSVEDLLISHGYKLSRKLPAPHEDDGERRQPARTTVPAGPGLLNGCDDGPAALPRGKASLGTGLLSDPESRRLGPRGHRERPSTAAAARISEAGFYHQPVLAWSSQPLTGRSHAYWRRREQEAREDPGGRGPVPSLPAHPREGPWEVGGRSEHVMKKAVWEDELGMAGPARWQDVSVRSWNQPPRLGRQMSDGVGEKLFQDLYPFMLGEHGLTSQSKGKSQSLPRVLSPESLSCMEVPIPLSDGHLPGVPKVPLQPPNCASNLESTRNPKKAGTSAPLPQPRFGRPLKPPSYGSQPRSKAGAENGSYTDSRQLDPGAAHSARTNSARQDLYGPDPGLEPPVYVPPPSYKSPPQPAAHPCPEEAVSRHEGRGRCVPQHPMERPAAGGQPLSGSRGAGSEWGASPCSPVGVPPQPHHTTAYDGSILIIPFDDPRIRHIKLPRPHGFWEDVKLDGAVPAPDPRSLQQEGAVWGPSGKERGPAPADPSPSWLWGQPPRNGENGSSPDQRDPCIVTQRKQPDVSGSPQEYPESLVSSPSPQGESSCEMQTQLRKFEAGLQPKRSSKKKTSETIFCLVSIPVKSESQLPGTDTNNNDLKQSAALQEQSVLSLSSTDLELQALTGSMATRTELPRPDPGGPGRGRQADDLRFPSPAKHRALAWPGPWPGHHFRDQQTQTSFAHEPQSLQPLPGERPGGSPDPVLPPRCLDPAPFEVQMHMALASSDPNQRPGAHSPKSQGSLSPSSNSAFSGSSWPRNQGPVPRASLGQQGSDGPGRRASPVSRGEVIKGETTGPCNSRQLFGQFLLKPVSRRPWDLISQLESFNKELQEEEGSSGSSSDGSGSEDSDTELPWGSCARPAPQLPGLLKDIVPEDPRTRPGRVKSKSESWSEEGRPRSPRPWQAEGRGSVWLSPPGSWIAEDGDREVENRVAQLAVSPRPVKRALSSGLNDAKPEPPPDPAEQREPLPSQELPGSRGAVELSAAGPPRAGGGEQGSTRAPLSLAGKSRGLSAPDLRSVGLTLVQEHSTSQLAGSPGDANAIEIPPNESLEARAARILGIEVAVESLLPGAQRAGQRRHPEPDGSALRPESPRQEAAASLAQPNESTAPADAFYGRRKCGWTKSPLFVGERDSTRQVPRASEPADVDGAVPTKAPETPPSPLESQPFLPKDVETKAPFRSTLFHFIERTPNLAFSEKKLRNTSRVIESLQEKLVSPPRKADPDRLTRMKEVSSVSRMRLLTSRAADSAEEPKAERGPGAWLGGLVAPSAGHKLSDPQGALSLEADGHPAARRENGGRDFWCPDSYDPSRVERV, from the exons GACGGGCCTCCTGAGTGACCCTGAGAGCCGCCGCCTCGGGCCACGGGGCCACAGGGAGCGCCCCAGCACTGCTGCCGCTGCCAGGATTTCTGAGGCCGG GTTCTACCATCAGCCGGTGCTCGCGTGGTCCTCGCAGCCCCTGACCGGCCGCAGCCACGCCTActggaggagaagagagcaggAGGCCCGGGAGGACCCAGGGGGCCGAGGCCCGGTCCCCAGCCTGCCCGCGCATCCGAGGGAGGGTCCCTGGGAAGTTGGAGGAAGGTCTGAGCACGTGATGAAGAAGGCTGTTTGGGAAGACGAATTGGGAATGGCGGGTCCCGCCAGATGGCAGGACGTCAGCGTTAGAAGCTGGAACCAGCCCCCGAGACTAGGCAGGCAGATGTCAGACGGTGTTGGCGAGAAGTTGTTTCAGGACCTGTACCCGTTCATGCTTGGGGAGCATGGGCTGACCTCCCAGAGCAAAGGGAAGTCCCAATCACTGCCTCGAGTCCTTTCCCCTGAGAGCCTGAGTTGCATGGAGGTCCCCATCCCTTTGAGCGATGGCCATTTACCAGGTGTCCCTAAAGTGCCACTTCAGCCTCCAAATTGTGCTTCCAATTTGGAATCCACCAGGAACCCCAAGAAGGCTGGCACCTCGGCCCCCTTGCCCCAGCCCAGGTTTGGGAGACCCCTCAAGCCCCCGTCTTATGGCTCCCAGCCACGCTCCAAGGCCGGAGCAGAAAATGGCAGCTACACAGACAGCCGGCAGCTGGACCCGGGTGCTGCCCACTCAGCCAGGACGAACAGTGCCAGGCAGGACCTCTACGGGCCTGACCCCGGCCTGGAGCCCCCAGTGTACGTGCCCCCACCCTCGTACAAGTCACCACCGCAGCCCGCCGCACACCCCTGCCCCGAGGAGGCGGTGTCCAGGCATGAGGGCAGAGGCCGCTGTGTACCGCAGCATCCAATGGAGAGGCCTGCTGCTGGCGGTCAGCCTCTTTCTGGCTCCCGGGGAGCTGGGAGTGAGTGGGGGGCCAGCCCATGCTCTCCTGTTGGTGTCCCCCCACAGCCCCACCACACCACGGCTTACGACGGCTCCATCCTGATAATTCCCTTCGACGACCCACGGATACGACACATTAAACTACCCCGACCCCATGGATTCTGGGAAGATGTGAAGCTGGATGGTGCGGTCCCTGCCCCTGACCCAAGAAGCCTGCAGCAGGAGGGGGCCGTGTGGGGCCCatcagggaaggagaggggtcCTGCCCCTGCTGATCCCAGCCCCTCGTGGCTGTGGGGCCAGCCCCCCAGGAATGGAGAAAACGGCAGCTCTCCTGACCAAAGAGACCCCTGCATTGTCACACAGAGAAAGCAGCCTGATGTGAGCGGCAGCCCACAGGAATATCCAGAAAGCCTGGTGTCCTCCCCGAGCCCCCAGGGCGAGAGTTCATGCGAGATGCAGACCCAGCTCAGAAAGTTCGAGGCAGGGCTGCAGCCCAAGAGAAGCTCAAAGAAAAAAACGAGCGAGACGATCTTTTGTTTGGTTTCCATCCCGGTGAAATCGGAGTCCCAGCTGCCAGGTACGGACACGAACAACAATGACCTGAAGCAGAGCGCGGCGTTACAGGAGCAGAGTGTGCTCAGCTTGTCCTCCACCGACCTGGAGCTCCAGGCGCTCACGGGCAGCATGGCCACGAGGACAGAGCTGCCAAGACCAGACCCAGGGGGCCCGGGACGGGGCCGGCAAGCAGACGACCTCAGATTTCCCAGCCCTGCAAAGCACCGCGCGCTCGCGTGGCCTGGCCCATGGCCTGGGCACCACTTCCGAGACCAGCAAACACAAACCAGCTTCGCTCACGAACCTCAGAGCCTGCAGCCCCTCCCAGGGGAGAGGCCAGGGGGCTCCCCCGACCCCGTGCTGCCTCCAAGGTGTTTGGACCCCGCACCCTTCGAGGTTCAGATGCACATGGCGTTGGCATCCAGTGACCCGAACCAGAGGCCCGGGGCTCATTCCCCGAAAAGTCAAGGGTCCCTCAGCCCATCCAGCAACAGCGCCTTCTCTGGGTCTTCCTGGCCCCGGAACCAGGGCCCCGTGCCAAGGGCCAGCCTGGGTCAGCAGGGCTCTGATGGCCCTGGCCGCCGAGCCAGCCCCGTGTCCAGGGGCGAGGTGATCAAGGGGGAGACCACAGGCCCCTGCAATAGTAGACAGCTGTTCGGGCAGTTCCTCCTGAAGCCAGTAAGCCGCCGCCCCTGGGACTTGATCAGCCAGTTAGAGAGTTTCAACAAGGAGCttcaggaggaggaaggaagtagTGGCAGCAGCAGTGATGGTAGTGGCAGTGAGGACAGTGACACAGAGCTGCCCTGGGGGAGCTGTGCCCGCCCGGCACCCCAGCTGCCAGGCCTCCTGAAGGACATAGTGCCCGAGGACCCCAGGACCAGGCCGGGCAGAGTCAAGAGCAAGTCCGAGAGCTGGAGCGAGGAGGGGAGGCCTCGgtcccccaggccctggcaggcAGAAGGCAGAGGTTCCGTGTGGTTGTCGCCCCCCGGGAGCTGGATTGCTGAAGACGGGGACCGAGAGGTTGAGAACAGGGTGGCCCAGCTGGCAGTCAGCCCAAGGCCTGTGAAACGAGCACTATCTTCTGGGTTGAATGATGCAAAACCCGAGCCCCCACCCGATCCAGCAGAACAGAGGGAGCCCCTGCCCAGCCAGGAGCTCCCAGGCAGTCGCGGAGCTGTGGAGCTGAGTGCAGCCGGCCCTCCGAGGGCGGGCGGTGGGGAGCAGGGGAGCACAAGGGCGCCCCTCTCTCTTGCCGGCAAATCCCGAGGCCTGTCTGCACCAGACTTGAGGTCTGTGGGGCTGACGCTGGTGCAGGAGCACAGTACCAGCCAGCTAGCGGGGTCTCCGGGTGATGCCAATGCAATAGAAATACCCCCAAATGAGTCCCTCGAAGCCAGGGCCGCCAGGATCCTCGGCATCGAGGTGGCTGTGGAATCCCTGCTGCCAGGCGCCCAGAGGGCAGGGCAGAGACGGCACCCCGAGCCGGATGGAAGTGCCCTCAGACCCGAGTCCCCCAGACAGGAGGCAGCGGCCAGCTTGGCCCAGCCCAATGAGTCCACCGCACCCGCGGATGCCTTCTATGGCAGGAGGAAGTGCGGCTGGACCAAGAGCCCTCTGTTCGTAGGTGAGAGGGACAGCACCCGGCAGGTTCCCCGGGCCTCTGAGCCCGCGGATGTGGACGGGGCCGTCCCCACCAAGGCCCCCGAAACTCCGCCCAGCCCCCTGGAGTCCCAGCCTTTCCTTCCCAAGGACGTGGAGACAAAGGCACCCTTCAGGTCCACCTTGTTCCACTTTATAGAAAGGACCCCAAACTTGGCATTCTCAGAAAAGAAGCTCCGAAACACTTCCAGAGTGATCGAAAGTTTACAGGAGAAGCTGGTCTCCCCGCCCAGGAAGGCGGACCCAGACCGCCTGACGAGGATGAAGGAGGTGAGCTCTGTGTCTCGGATGAGGCTCCTGACTTCCCGGGCCGCGGACTCCGCGGAGGAGCCCAAGGCCGAGAGGGGCCCCGGGGCGTGGCTGGGAGGCCTGGTGGCTCCCAGTGCCGGGCACAAGCTCTCCGACCCTCAAGGTGCTCTGTCGCTGGAAGCAGATGGGCATCCAGCAGCACGAAGGGAGAACGGCGGCCGGGACTTCTGGTGCCCAG